The genomic segment GGGCTGATTGCCCCAACTTATCCTGCACATTTTTTCTTTGAGTTTGGTTCCAAAAACCATGACATGCTCGAGATTAGGGGCAAGGAAAAAGAAGGAAAATGGTTTGCTGCGGCCAATTTGCGTCAGCGCTTTGTTGATCAGCGCGAGCTGGGCGATTGGCTGAGCCATTTAAAAATCTGTGTGCTGATTGCCCGTGCGGTGCGTCGTATGCATATGGCGGGGCTGGCGCATTCTGATTTGTCGTATAAAAACGTGCTGGTCGATCCGTCAGGGGGCTTTGCCTGCGTGATTGATGTGGATGGCCTGGTGGTGCCGGGCCGCTATCCGCCAGATGTGGTCGGCACGCCTGATTTTATTGCGCCCGAAGTGGTTCGTACCAGCCATTTAGCCAAGGGAGATCCGCAGCGTAATCTGCCGCGCCGCGAAACAGACCAGCATGCGCTGGCCGTGCTGATTTATATGTATCTGCTGTACCGCCACCCATTGCGCGGCGGCAAAGTGCACGATATGAATGATGAGCAGCGGGACGAGTCGCTGTCTATGGGCGAGCGGGCCCTGTTTGTTGAGCATCCCACAGATACAAGCAATCGCATTAATCTGGCAGAGGCCAGACCCGCCGAGCTGCCGTGGGCAGATAGTAGCAAGCTGCCTTATACCCTGACTGGCCCTTATCTGACTCCGCTATTTAAACAAGCTTTTGTTGATGGCCTGCATCAGCCTAATCAGCGCCCTTCGGCCAATGATTGGGAAACGGCGCTGCTTAAAACCATTGATCTAACGCTCCCTTGCCGCTGCGAGCAGAAATGGTTTGTGTTTGATAACTCCACCCAGCCCGCCTGCCCGTTTTGCGGCTCGGCCTACCACGGCCAGCTGCCGGTGCTAAATCTGTATTCATCCCGCCAGGAAGGGCAGTTCCGGCCTGATAACCATAGGCTGATGGTGTGGGAAGGACAATCGCTATATCCCTGGCATGCTAATTATTTGCTGGCCCCGAATGAAAAGCTGGCGGATGAACATAAGCTGCGCGTGGCTTATTTTATTTTCTATCATAATGTGTGGTGGATTTTTAACGTTGGCCTGCCTGATTTAATGGATGTGGCAAGCAAGAAAACGGTAGCTGTTGGCGGCAAGCTGGAGCTGAAAGATGGGCAACAAATATTGCTCGATAAAGCAGAAGGGGGGCGACTGGTGGTGGTGCAGATGGTGGGAGAGGCGCGCAGATAGTTTGAAGGATTTTGGAAAAAAATCGACGATAAAAATTGAAGTGGATGAAACTTATATGTCTTTGTCCTGTCTTCTGTAAGCCTAGGGCATTTTAAGCTGAATAGAGCGCCGGTTATGCGGCTTTTGTTGCTGAGTTTGCCTGCAAGAAATTATTAATAAATATAATTACTTAGCTTGCTTCGCTTGAAAATGATGGAAGGCGAACAAATCTATAAAGCTTAATTATGGTTTGGTATAACTTGAATGATCTGAGCCCGGATAAAAATGCCCGGGGATGATGATTTAAGCAAGAGCAGTTTTTTTGGGTGTCGCCGGGTTTAGTCAGGCGTGTCGTTAATTTTTTAAAGGAATTTCGTTTATGGCTATCAGTCTGCAAAAAGGCGGCAACGTCAATTTAAGTAAAGAAGCGCCTTCCCTCAAAAAGTTGGTGATTGGTTTAGGTTGGGATCCACGCGTTACAGACGGCTCTGCTTTTGATCTGGATGGCAGTGCTTTTATGCTTAAAGCCGACGGCAAGGTTCGTGCTGATTCTGATTTCATTTTTTACAACAACCTGAAATCGACCGATGGCTCTGTTACCCATGCCGGGGACAATACCAGCGGCCAGGGTGACGGTGACGATGAAAAAATCGTGATTGATCTGGCTTTAGTGCCAGCTGACATCGATAAAATCACCGTTGGTGTAACCATCCATGATGCTGAAGCACGTAAGCAAAACTTTGGCATGGTAGGCAAAGCGTATATCCGTTGCCTTGATGCCAATGGCGATAAAGAAATCGCGCGTTATGATCTGTCTGAAGACAGCTCCACAGAAACGGCCATGGTTTTCGGTGAAATCTACCGTGCTGGTGCAGAGTGGAAATTCAAAGCAGTGGGTCAGGGCTTTGCAGGTGGCTTAGCACCGCTGGCACGCTCTTTCGGTATTAGCGCTTAATAAGCTGATGTTTGTGCCTCAGGGGGATTTCTCCCCTTGAGGTAAGGTGTATTTGATGATCGTAAAGCGGCAGGGGTTTAAACCAGCCCCGGCTGTTTGCAATTGCGGGAATTTATAAGCATGACAGTGTTTACTGCGACCGGTGATGTTGATCCGTTTTTGCATGTGTCCTTACAAAAGGGCGACAAGATCTATTGCGAATCTGACGCAATGGTGATGATGGAAGCCAATCTGGATCTGAAAGGCAGCATGAATGGCGGCATAGGCGGGGCAATTATGCGACGCTTTGCCAATGGTGAGTCTTTCTTTCAGCAGCAAATTGAAGCGGTCAGGGGCGAGGGCGATTGCCTGCTGTCACCCACTCTGCCCGGAGCCATGCAAATTGTTGATGTGGGCGCAAAACAATATTTATTAAACGATGGCGCTTTTGTTGCGGCGACATCGGGCACAGAAATGAAAGTGCGTACGCAAAATATCGGTAACGCGCTGTTTGCCCAGTCTGGTGGTTTTTTTGTGATGGAAACCTCAGGTACGGGGCAGGTGGTGGTGTCCGGCTTTGGCTCGATGTTTGAGCTGGATGTGGCCCCGGGCAAAGACGTGATTATCGATAATTCGCATGTGGTGTGTTGGGACAATAGCCTGCGCTATGAGATCTCTGTAACTACAGGTAACTCTGGCGGCGGCCTCGGCGGCATGCTGGGTAATTTAGTCAATAGTGTGACCAGCGGCGAAGGTATTGTGCTGCGCTTCAGCGGCACAGGTAAGGTCTTTATTTGCTCCAGAAACCGTGATTCTTTTGCCGAGTGGCTGAAGAAAAAAAACGGCGGTTAAATATCCGCATTGAGCGGCCTGGCTCAGCTGGTTTTTGTAGCCGTTTGGGCGATGCAAACCAGCGTAAGCAGGTGAAAAAGAATGTTGGGTTACGCGATATACACAGAGTGAGGCACGCCTCATACGCAGACTGCTAAGCCAGGCTGCAGATTGTTCTTCGGTTGACAGGATCGGGTTCCTCCCGTCCTAAAATACTTACCATCAAGGAGTACAGCATGGCGATTAACCTAGAGAAAGGCCAGAAGATTTCCCTCGAGAAAGAAGCTGGTGTTGCATTAAGTAAAGTCATCATGGGCCTGGCTTGGGATGCCGTGAAATCCAAGGGCTTCCTAGGCTTTGGTGGCAGCGCACCCGATATTGATCTGGATGCATCGTGCATTTTGTTTGACGAGCAAGGCCATCCTGTGGATGCGGTTTGGTTCCGTCAGCTGAAATCTAAAGATGGCTCAATCACCCACACGGGTGACAATCGTACCGGTGAAGGCGATGGCGATGATGAGCAAATCGTGGTTGATCTGACGCGTGTGCCAGCCAATGTGAAAAGCCTAGTCTTCACAGTAAACAGCTTCACCGGTCAGAACT from the Iodobacter fluviatilis genome contains:
- a CDS encoding helix-hairpin-helix domain-containing protein; this translates as MAKVIQCRTLDGQTVEFVDEMIASGAMKEVYFSPDKSYVVAFYKNKQDAQALERLQMIIGKYREGIFNQAGGDYWKNLFCWPTALLEYEGRHGLIAPTYPAHFFFEFGSKNHDMLEIRGKEKEGKWFAAANLRQRFVDQRELGDWLSHLKICVLIARAVRRMHMAGLAHSDLSYKNVLVDPSGGFACVIDVDGLVVPGRYPPDVVGTPDFIAPEVVRTSHLAKGDPQRNLPRRETDQHALAVLIYMYLLYRHPLRGGKVHDMNDEQRDESLSMGERALFVEHPTDTSNRINLAEARPAELPWADSSKLPYTLTGPYLTPLFKQAFVDGLHQPNQRPSANDWETALLKTIDLTLPCRCEQKWFVFDNSTQPACPFCGSAYHGQLPVLNLYSSRQEGQFRPDNHRLMVWEGQSLYPWHANYLLAPNEKLADEHKLRVAYFIFYHNVWWIFNVGLPDLMDVASKKTVAVGGKLELKDGQQILLDKAEGGRLVVVQMVGEARR
- a CDS encoding TerD family protein encodes the protein MAISLQKGGNVNLSKEAPSLKKLVIGLGWDPRVTDGSAFDLDGSAFMLKADGKVRADSDFIFYNNLKSTDGSVTHAGDNTSGQGDGDDEKIVIDLALVPADIDKITVGVTIHDAEARKQNFGMVGKAYIRCLDANGDKEIARYDLSEDSSTETAMVFGEIYRAGAEWKFKAVGQGFAGGLAPLARSFGISA
- a CDS encoding TIGR00266 family protein, whose product is MTVFTATGDVDPFLHVSLQKGDKIYCESDAMVMMEANLDLKGSMNGGIGGAIMRRFANGESFFQQQIEAVRGEGDCLLSPTLPGAMQIVDVGAKQYLLNDGAFVAATSGTEMKVRTQNIGNALFAQSGGFFVMETSGTGQVVVSGFGSMFELDVAPGKDVIIDNSHVVCWDNSLRYEISVTTGNSGGGLGGMLGNLVNSVTSGEGIVLRFSGTGKVFICSRNRDSFAEWLKKKNGG
- a CDS encoding TerD family protein translates to MAINLEKGQKISLEKEAGVALSKVIMGLAWDAVKSKGFLGFGGSAPDIDLDASCILFDEQGHPVDAVWFRQLKSKDGSITHTGDNRTGEGDGDDEQIVVDLTRVPANVKSLVFTVNSFTGQNFSQIANATCRILNASDNKEVARFNLSALGSHNAQIMAKLYRHNNEWKMHAIGEIGNGRTFDELMPQITPHL